Proteins encoded by one window of Bos javanicus breed banteng chromosome 22, ARS-OSU_banteng_1.0, whole genome shotgun sequence:
- the SLC22A13 gene encoding LOW QUALITY PROTEIN: solute carrier family 22 member 13 (The sequence of the model RefSeq protein was modified relative to this genomic sequence to represent the inferred CDS: inserted 3 bases in 3 codons; substituted 4 bases at 4 genomic stop codons), giving the protein MAPFAQVLAELGSFGHFHVQLLILLSVPSFLTAFYMFTQVFMVLDEAHYCSVACVRNQTLNLSMAEQLALSLPLEAAGSPKPCLMFQLPPXGASLEYVLSHSFSETQLCEAGWYYPXAHICLCLPHFNMVYGRKHLMETSQSVYVAGLLIGALIFGPLCNWIGHKATLLVQLLLFSILGMSTAFVPSFELYMVLCFSVATAVTGYTFSNVTLLTEWVGPSWRIQAVVLAQRTFSLGQMALAGLAYGIQNWRLFQIAVTAPVFLLFCFWALPESVRWLLTWRKGEEAKQXIQKVALVNSRKLPSKILSQLAPEKTSPAGNALDLFQHPQLRKETLILFYIWFVDSLVFYGLGLKVGHFGLNIYLTQLXFGAVEVPACYXSIFIMEWVGRRXSQLGTLVLGGLTCITIIFPPPDLPVVVTVLALVGKFALAAGFTIFYVDSAELFPTVIRQTGMGMVGIFSRIRGILMPLMILLGKYRASLFVLIYGSLPNGASLLCALLTDTRGQTLKDTIDDLEQESXPHSLKAVLSEKDLEALGSISSPGVAFRAALSSVTVSPKLDPQQQRAA; this is encoded by the exons ATGGCTCCCTTTGCCCAGGTCTTGGCTGAACTGGGCAGCTTTGGTCACTTCCACGTGCAGCTGCTGATACTGCTGAGTGTGCCCAGCTTCCTGACCGCCTTCTACATGTTCACCCAGGTCTTCATGGTCCTGGACGAGGCCCACTATTGTTCAGTGGCCTGTGTCAGGAACCAGACTCTGAACCTGAGCATGGCTGAGCAGCTGGCCCTGAGCTTGCCCCTGGAGGCTGCAGGCAGTCCCAAGCCCTGCCTCATGTTCCAGTTGCCCC ATGGTGCCAGCCTGGAGTACGTCCTCAGCCACAGCTTCAGTGAGACACAGCTTTGCGAGGCTGG CTGGTA CTACCCCTGAGCTCACATCTGCCTGTGTCTACCTCATTTTAACATGGTCTATGGTCGGAAGCATCTGATGGAAACCTCCCAGTCGGTGTATGTGGCTGGGCTCCTCATTGGGGCGCTCATCTTCGGGCCCCTCTGCAACTG gatTGGCCACAAGGCCACTCTCCTGGTGCAGCTGCttctcttctccatccttggcatGAGCACAGCCTTCGTGCCCAGCTTTGAGCTCTACATGGTCCTGTGCTTTTCTGTGGCCACAGCTGTCACTGGATATACCTTCAGCAATGTCACCCTAC TTACAGAGTGGGTGGGGCCCTCGTGGAGGATCCAGGCTGTGGTCCTGGCACAGCGCACCTTCTCCCTGGGGCAGATGGCTCTTGCAGGACTTGCCTACGGCATCCAGAACTGGAGACTCTTCCAGATTGCTGTCACTGCACCTGTCTTTCTGCTCTTCTGCTTCTG GGCCCTGCCAGAATCTGTACGGTGGCTCCTTacctggaggaagggagaggaggccaAAC TGATCCAGAAAGTGGCCTTGGTCAACAGCCGCAAACTCCCCTCCAAGATCCTGAGCCAG CTGGCCCCAGAGAAGACCAGCCCCGCAGGGAATGCCCTAGATCTGTTCCAACACCCCCAGCTCCGGAAAGAGACCCTGATTCTCTTCTATATCTG GTTTGTGGACAGCCTGGTGTTCTATGGTCTGGGCCTCAAGGTGGGGCACTTTGGCCTGAATATCTACCTGACACAGT ACTTTGGAGCAGTCGAGGTGCCTGCCTGCTACTGAAGCATCTTTATAATGGAATGGGTGGGCCGCAGGTAGAGTCAGTTGGGGACCCTGGTTCTGGGTGGCCTCACGTGTATCACCATCATCTTC CCTCCACCAGATCTGCCTGTGGTGGTCACTGTGCTGGCTCTGGTGGGGAAGTTTGCCTTGGCGGCTGGATTTACCATCTTCTACGTGGACTCTGCTGAGCTCTTCCCCACTGTCATCAG GCAGACGGGCATGGGGATGGTAGGCATCTTTTCAAGGATCAGGGGCATCCTCATGCCACTCATGATCCTGCTGGGCAAGTATCGTGCGTCCCTCTTCGTGCTCATCTATGGCAGCCTCCCCAATGGGGCCAGCTTACTCTGTGCCCTGCTGACAGACACACGTGGCCAGACCTTGAAGGACACCATCGATGACCTGGAGCAAGAATCCTGACCACA ctctcTGAAGGCAGTGCTTTCAGAAAAGGATTTGGAGGCCTTGGGAAGTATTTCCAGCCCAGGGGTAGCCTTTAGAGCAGCACTTAGCTCTGTAACTGTGTCTCCAAAGCTAGACCCGCAGCAGCAGAGAGCTGCCTAA
- the SLC22A14 gene encoding solute carrier family 22 member 14 isoform X1 produces MELKGSASKGPAGPGLWSEMAKENSLKIEFKSHPHPRNLHQHDGAESPRSCSLDMLLQRLRAIDAQDDKLTNIMDVVGEFGTFQRRLVALNFIPNFLASFFMFADIFLFTPQKPYCNTSWILAVDSNLTEAEQMNLTLPRAPNGSFLTCLMYVPVEWDLHSIIQFGLNHTDSCQNGWIYPEMKRRSLINEFDLVCGGEPNKEIVHTMFLAGLLTGAFFFGFITDKLGRYPTILLSLLELMIFGFGTAFVSSFNQYIFFRFCVSQAVVGYAISSSALLTEWLMGMYRAYAFILGHCFFAMGVVFLTGLAYSLPHWRLLFLLGGTPIFPLICYIWILPESPRWLIMKGKLEEAKQVLCYAAGVNKKTIPLSLLDKLQLPGKKVASASILDFYSNKDLRKLTLVMCSIWFAVGCNYYMLGLKIKELGVDIYLTQVIPGMMEVPARLCCIFLIEQLKRRRTLIVTLFQGAIMCFLSLTLPSELKSLLVLITLLGEFNLAASITMFYIYTSELLPTVLRATGLGLVSLVWAVGGISSLTLVSQNIAILAIILCCLSALVALFYCSSMPETQDQPLPDTLEHIAPHTR; encoded by the exons ATGGAACTCAAGGGTTCTGCTTCCAAGGGTCCGGCTGGGCCTGGATTGTGGTCAG AGATGGCAAAGGAAAACAGCCTCAAGATAGAATTCAAATCCCATCCTCATCCCAGGAACCTCCACCAACACGACGGAGCAGAAAGCCCCCGTTCCTGTTCTCTGGATATGCTATTACAGAGATTGAGGGCCATAGATGCCCAGGATGATAAATTAACCAACATTATGGATGTGGTGGGGGAGTTTGGCACATTCCAGCGGAGGCTGGTGGCCCTTAACTTTATTCCCAACTTCTTGGCCTCCTTCTTCATGTTTGCTGATATCTTTTTGTTCACACCCCAAAAGCCCTATTGCAACACCAGCTGGATACTGGCAGTAGACAGCAACTTGACAGAGGCTGAGCAGATGAATCTGACCCTGCCCCGTGCACCCAATGGCAGTTTCCTGACTTGCCTCATGTACGTGCCTGTGGAATGGGATCTGCATTCTATCATCCAATTTGGCCTCAATCACACAGACTCATGTCAAAATGGGTGGATCTATCCTGAAATGAAGAGGCGGTCGCTGATAAATGAG TTTGACTTGGTGTGTGGCGGGGAACCAAACAAGGAAATCGTGCATACCATGTTCTTGGCTGGGCTCTTGACGGGGGCTTTCTTCTTCGGGTTCATAACTGACAA GTTGGGCCGCTACCCCACCATCCTGCTGTCGCTGCTGGAGCTGATGATCTTCGGCTTCGGGACAGCCTTTGTCAGCAGCTTTAACCAGTATATATTCTTCCGCTTTTGTGTGTCCCAGGCCGTGGTGGGCTACGCCATCAGCAGCTCGGCTTTAC TCACCGAGTGGCTAATGGGCATGTACCGGGCCTACGCCTTCATCCTGGGACACTGCTTTTTCGCCATGGGAGTCGTTTTCCTGACCGGACTTGCCTACAGCCTTCCCCACTGGCGGCTGCTGTTTCTGTTGGGAGGAACACCTATATTCCCCCTCATCTGCTATATCTG GATTCTTCCAGAGTCCCCACGGTGGCTGATAATGAAAGGGAAGCTGGAGGAGGCCAAGCAAGTGTTGTGCTATGCAGCTGGTGTGAACAAAAAGACCATTCCTTTAAGTCTGCTGGATAAG TTGCAACTGCCTGGAAAGAAGGTGGCTTCGGCCTCTATCCTGGACTTCTATAGCAACAAGGACCTCCGCAAGTTGACCTTGGTGATGTGCAGCATATG GTTTGCCGTCGGTTGCAATTATTACATGCTGGGCCTCAAGATAAAGGAATTGGGTGTGGACATCTACCTCACACAAGTGATTCCTGGCATGATGGAGGTGCCCGCCCGGCTCTGCTGCATCTTTCTCATCGAGCAGTTGAAGAGGAGACGAACACTGATTGTGACTTTGTTCCAAGGTGCCATCATGTGCTTCCTTAGCCTTACGCTCCCATCAG AGTTGAAATCCCTTCTGGTCTTGATAACCCTGCTTGGAGAGTTCAACCTGGCCGCCTCCATCACCATGTTCTACATCTACACTTCTGAACTCCTCCCCACTGTCCTCAG GGCAACAGGTCTGGGTCTAGTGTCTCTGGTCTGGGCAGTTGGAGGCATCTCTTCTTTGACACTCGTCAGCCAGAACATTGCCATCTTAGCCATCATTCTCTGCTGCCTCTCGGCCCTCGTGGCTTTGTTCTACTGCTCCAGTATGCCAGAAACGCAAGATCAGCCCCTGCCTGATACCCTGGAGCACATTGCCCCACATACAAGGTGA
- the SLC22A14 gene encoding solute carrier family 22 member 14 isoform X2, producing the protein MAKENSLKIEFKSHPHPRNLHQHDGAESPRSCSLDMLLQRLRAIDAQDDKLTNIMDVVGEFGTFQRRLVALNFIPNFLASFFMFADIFLFTPQKPYCNTSWILAVDSNLTEAEQMNLTLPRAPNGSFLTCLMYVPVEWDLHSIIQFGLNHTDSCQNGWIYPEMKRRSLINEFDLVCGGEPNKEIVHTMFLAGLLTGAFFFGFITDKLGRYPTILLSLLELMIFGFGTAFVSSFNQYIFFRFCVSQAVVGYAISSSALLTEWLMGMYRAYAFILGHCFFAMGVVFLTGLAYSLPHWRLLFLLGGTPIFPLICYIWILPESPRWLIMKGKLEEAKQVLCYAAGVNKKTIPLSLLDKLQLPGKKVASASILDFYSNKDLRKLTLVMCSIWFAVGCNYYMLGLKIKELGVDIYLTQVIPGMMEVPARLCCIFLIEQLKRRRTLIVTLFQGAIMCFLSLTLPSELKSLLVLITLLGEFNLAASITMFYIYTSELLPTVLRATGLGLVSLVWAVGGISSLTLVSQNIAILAIILCCLSALVALFYCSSMPETQDQPLPDTLEHIAPHTR; encoded by the exons ATGGCAAAGGAAAACAGCCTCAAGATAGAATTCAAATCCCATCCTCATCCCAGGAACCTCCACCAACACGACGGAGCAGAAAGCCCCCGTTCCTGTTCTCTGGATATGCTATTACAGAGATTGAGGGCCATAGATGCCCAGGATGATAAATTAACCAACATTATGGATGTGGTGGGGGAGTTTGGCACATTCCAGCGGAGGCTGGTGGCCCTTAACTTTATTCCCAACTTCTTGGCCTCCTTCTTCATGTTTGCTGATATCTTTTTGTTCACACCCCAAAAGCCCTATTGCAACACCAGCTGGATACTGGCAGTAGACAGCAACTTGACAGAGGCTGAGCAGATGAATCTGACCCTGCCCCGTGCACCCAATGGCAGTTTCCTGACTTGCCTCATGTACGTGCCTGTGGAATGGGATCTGCATTCTATCATCCAATTTGGCCTCAATCACACAGACTCATGTCAAAATGGGTGGATCTATCCTGAAATGAAGAGGCGGTCGCTGATAAATGAG TTTGACTTGGTGTGTGGCGGGGAACCAAACAAGGAAATCGTGCATACCATGTTCTTGGCTGGGCTCTTGACGGGGGCTTTCTTCTTCGGGTTCATAACTGACAA GTTGGGCCGCTACCCCACCATCCTGCTGTCGCTGCTGGAGCTGATGATCTTCGGCTTCGGGACAGCCTTTGTCAGCAGCTTTAACCAGTATATATTCTTCCGCTTTTGTGTGTCCCAGGCCGTGGTGGGCTACGCCATCAGCAGCTCGGCTTTAC TCACCGAGTGGCTAATGGGCATGTACCGGGCCTACGCCTTCATCCTGGGACACTGCTTTTTCGCCATGGGAGTCGTTTTCCTGACCGGACTTGCCTACAGCCTTCCCCACTGGCGGCTGCTGTTTCTGTTGGGAGGAACACCTATATTCCCCCTCATCTGCTATATCTG GATTCTTCCAGAGTCCCCACGGTGGCTGATAATGAAAGGGAAGCTGGAGGAGGCCAAGCAAGTGTTGTGCTATGCAGCTGGTGTGAACAAAAAGACCATTCCTTTAAGTCTGCTGGATAAG TTGCAACTGCCTGGAAAGAAGGTGGCTTCGGCCTCTATCCTGGACTTCTATAGCAACAAGGACCTCCGCAAGTTGACCTTGGTGATGTGCAGCATATG GTTTGCCGTCGGTTGCAATTATTACATGCTGGGCCTCAAGATAAAGGAATTGGGTGTGGACATCTACCTCACACAAGTGATTCCTGGCATGATGGAGGTGCCCGCCCGGCTCTGCTGCATCTTTCTCATCGAGCAGTTGAAGAGGAGACGAACACTGATTGTGACTTTGTTCCAAGGTGCCATCATGTGCTTCCTTAGCCTTACGCTCCCATCAG AGTTGAAATCCCTTCTGGTCTTGATAACCCTGCTTGGAGAGTTCAACCTGGCCGCCTCCATCACCATGTTCTACATCTACACTTCTGAACTCCTCCCCACTGTCCTCAG GGCAACAGGTCTGGGTCTAGTGTCTCTGGTCTGGGCAGTTGGAGGCATCTCTTCTTTGACACTCGTCAGCCAGAACATTGCCATCTTAGCCATCATTCTCTGCTGCCTCTCGGCCCTCGTGGCTTTGTTCTACTGCTCCAGTATGCCAGAAACGCAAGATCAGCCCCTGCCTGATACCCTGGAGCACATTGCCCCACATACAAGGTGA